A genomic window from Paraburkholderia phytofirmans OLGA172 includes:
- a CDS encoding helix-turn-helix domain-containing protein, protein MLLFDLATADEIALELGQRLRVQRLAQNLQQSELAARAGVSERAVRNLERTGKATLESLLRVAMALGLTGSLSPLFEYKPNSIRAMEKASAARERASRR, encoded by the coding sequence ATGTTGCTCTTTGATCTCGCTACTGCGGACGAAATCGCGCTTGAACTGGGTCAACGGCTACGCGTGCAGCGCCTCGCTCAGAATCTTCAGCAAAGCGAACTGGCCGCCCGCGCCGGGGTGTCCGAGCGCGCGGTACGCAACCTCGAACGTACCGGGAAGGCAACGCTTGAGAGTCTTCTCCGGGTAGCGATGGCGCTTGGGCTGACCGGCTCGCTGTCGCCTCTGTTCGAATACAAACCGAACTCCATTCGCGCGATGGAAAAGGCGAGCGCCGCGCGTGAGCGGGCTTCCCGGAGGTGA
- a CDS encoding type II toxin-antitoxin system HipA family toxin, with amino-acid sequence MKKLSVVYAGWSERFELGKLGDDGTNLIFEYSSEALQRGLELSPLHLALRQQAYDSFPDHQFRLPGLVSDALPDGWGMLLMDRLFRQRGWEPARMSPLDRLAFIGEKAMGALVFEPAQGDDLQPSDVQLIELAREVREVMTDGSTELLRELVLMGGSPHGARPKVLVNFDPHSGRMSNSEQRAGTPWLVKFPAQYDHKEVCAVEALYAVLAEACEIPVPLTRYFDLGPSLSAFGIERFDRSGAQRVPMHTAAGALNANFRYPSIDYGSLLKLTRFITRDEREVLRAFERCVFNVVFNNRDDHTKNFSFRLSAQGQWQFSPAYDLTFNEGPGGEHQMDVCGESRAPARKHLLQLASLTGLPARAAEAVIERTAGVAGRFRDHARSFPIRRATVSLIAGKIETNRARML; translated from the coding sequence ATGAAAAAACTGAGCGTCGTCTACGCCGGCTGGAGCGAGCGTTTCGAACTGGGCAAGCTCGGGGACGACGGGACAAACCTGATATTTGAGTACTCCTCCGAGGCGCTGCAACGCGGTCTCGAGCTTTCGCCCTTGCATCTGGCATTGCGTCAGCAGGCCTACGATAGCTTTCCGGACCACCAGTTTCGCTTGCCAGGGCTCGTTTCCGATGCGCTGCCCGACGGCTGGGGCATGCTGCTAATGGACCGTCTCTTTCGGCAGCGAGGCTGGGAGCCTGCGCGGATGTCCCCGCTCGACCGTCTTGCGTTCATTGGCGAGAAGGCAATGGGTGCCCTTGTTTTTGAGCCGGCTCAGGGAGACGATCTTCAACCTTCCGATGTGCAGCTTATCGAGCTTGCCCGGGAGGTCCGCGAAGTGATGACGGACGGCAGTACCGAGTTGCTGCGCGAACTCGTCCTGATGGGCGGCTCGCCGCACGGCGCCCGGCCTAAAGTGCTGGTCAACTTCGACCCGCACAGTGGCCGCATGTCGAACTCGGAGCAGCGTGCCGGCACGCCCTGGCTGGTCAAGTTTCCCGCCCAGTACGACCACAAGGAGGTGTGCGCAGTCGAGGCGCTGTATGCCGTGCTTGCCGAAGCATGTGAGATTCCCGTGCCGTTAACAAGGTACTTTGATCTCGGTCCGTCTCTTTCAGCATTCGGCATCGAGCGTTTCGACCGGTCTGGCGCTCAGCGCGTGCCAATGCACACCGCTGCCGGCGCGCTGAACGCCAACTTCCGATATCCGTCGATCGACTATGGTTCGCTTCTGAAATTGACTCGCTTCATCACGCGGGATGAGCGTGAAGTGTTGCGGGCCTTTGAGCGCTGTGTGTTCAATGTGGTGTTCAACAATCGGGACGACCACACGAAAAACTTCTCTTTCCGACTGTCGGCGCAGGGGCAGTGGCAATTCTCACCGGCTTACGACTTGACCTTCAACGAAGGGCCGGGCGGTGAGCATCAAATGGACGTGTGCGGCGAGAGCCGCGCGCCGGCGCGTAAGCATCTGTTGCAGCTTGCCAGCCTGACGGGCCTACCGGCCCGTGCCGCGGAGGCGGTCATTGAACGCACTGCGGGGGTGGCCGGCCGGTTTCGGGATCACGCGCGGAGCTTTCCTATTCGGCGCGCAACGGTAAGCCTGATCGCAGGCAAGATAGAAACGAATCGCGCGCGCATGCTGTGA
- the oxlT gene encoding oxalate/formate MFS antiporter encodes MGHSNVSRSGSTAFWHHRWVQLAIGIVCMGLVANLQYAWTLFVVPMDNAHHWGQAAIQTAFTVFIVTETWLVPVEGWLVDKFGPRPVVIGGSLCAALGWIIDAHASSLAELYVAAVIAGIGAGCVYGTCVGTALKWFPDKRGLAAGLTAAGFGAGAAVTVIPIANMIQRSGYEHTFMFFGIFQGACMLLLGTMLIRPKPPATAATAKRVVASKIDYTPGEMIRSPLFWVLYLMFVFVAAGGIIATAQLGPIAKEFGFAKQPVNLLGVTLPLLTMTLSIDNLCNGFTRPLCGFLSDRIGRENTMFMIFLGEGVALLGLMQFGHNPYAFMFFAATVFLCWGEIFSIFPATCADTFGSKYAAANAGTLYTAKGTASMLVPIASVLSANGGWSTVFISAAAISIAAAVSAKFILAPMRKRWIENSGAPAGMVIAEARLQPSSGGSPE; translated from the coding sequence ATGGGACATTCCAACGTATCCCGGAGCGGCAGTACGGCGTTCTGGCATCACCGCTGGGTGCAACTGGCGATCGGCATTGTGTGCATGGGGCTTGTCGCGAATCTGCAATATGCGTGGACGCTTTTCGTCGTACCTATGGATAACGCCCACCATTGGGGCCAGGCGGCAATCCAGACCGCGTTCACCGTCTTCATCGTCACTGAAACCTGGCTCGTGCCTGTCGAAGGCTGGCTGGTCGACAAGTTCGGGCCGCGCCCGGTCGTGATTGGCGGTTCGCTGTGTGCGGCGCTCGGCTGGATCATCGACGCGCATGCGAGCAGTCTCGCCGAGCTCTACGTCGCGGCAGTGATCGCCGGCATCGGCGCGGGTTGCGTGTATGGCACCTGCGTCGGCACGGCGCTCAAATGGTTTCCGGACAAGCGCGGTCTCGCGGCCGGTTTGACCGCGGCAGGGTTCGGCGCCGGCGCGGCCGTCACCGTAATCCCGATCGCCAACATGATTCAGCGCTCGGGCTACGAACACACGTTCATGTTCTTCGGCATTTTCCAGGGCGCCTGCATGCTGCTGCTCGGCACCATGCTGATACGGCCGAAACCGCCCGCAACCGCAGCCACGGCCAAACGCGTGGTGGCAAGCAAGATCGACTACACGCCCGGCGAGATGATCCGTTCGCCGCTCTTCTGGGTGCTGTACCTGATGTTCGTGTTCGTCGCGGCCGGCGGCATCATTGCAACCGCCCAGCTTGGGCCGATCGCGAAGGAATTCGGCTTTGCCAAACAGCCGGTGAATCTGCTGGGCGTCACGCTGCCGCTGCTCACGATGACGCTGTCGATCGACAATCTGTGCAACGGCTTCACGCGTCCGTTGTGCGGTTTTCTGTCGGACCGCATCGGCCGTGAAAACACGATGTTCATGATCTTTCTCGGCGAAGGCGTCGCGCTGCTGGGACTCATGCAGTTCGGCCACAACCCCTACGCATTCATGTTCTTCGCAGCCACCGTGTTCCTGTGCTGGGGCGAGATCTTCTCGATCTTCCCGGCCACCTGCGCGGACACGTTCGGCAGCAAATACGCCGCGGCCAATGCGGGGACGCTTTATACCGCGAAGGGGACCGCGTCGATGCTGGTGCCGATCGCATCGGTGCTGTCGGCGAACGGCGGGTGGAGCACCGTGTTCATCTCGGCGGCGGCGATCTCGATCGCGGCAGCGGTGTCCGCGAAGTTCATCCTCGCCCCCATGAGAAAACGCTGGATCGAGAACTCGGGCGCGCCGGCTGGCATGGTCATCGCCGAAGCGCGGCTGCAACCGTCGTCCGGCGGCTCGCCTGAATAA
- the oxc gene encoding oxalyl-CoA decarboxylase, with protein sequence MAEADRPAEEATPKQQAAETTDGFHLVIDALKLNDISTIFGLVGIPITDLARLAQAEGMRFIGFRHEQHAGNAAAITGFMTQKPGICLTVSAPGFLNGLTALANATTNCFPMILISGSSEREIVDLQQGDYEEMDQLNAAKPYAKAAYRVLHAEDIGIGVARAIRAAVSGRPGGVYLDLPAKLLAQTLDAVKAQQSLVKVVDAAPRQLPAPESVKRAIDVLKSAKRPLILLGKGAAYAQADAEIRAFVEQSGIPYLPMSMAKGLLPDTHEQSASAARSFVLQEADVVVLIGARLNWLLSHGKGKTWGAEPKRFVQVDISPTEIDSNVAIAAPVIGDIGSCVAALRAGLDAGFAKPGAEWTGAIAERKSKNLAKMAATLDKNPSPMNFHSALRAIRDVLKTRPDINVVNEGANTLDYARSIIDMYEPRKRFDSGTWGIMGIGMGFAIGAAVTSGKPVVAIEGDSAFGFSGMELETICRYDLPVCTIVFNNNGVYRGTDVNPTGGKDVAPTVFVKGARYDKMIEAFGGVGYHATTPEELTKALVEALASGKPTLINAVIDEAAGTESGRLTNLNPQSAAMKK encoded by the coding sequence ATGGCAGAAGCCGATAGGCCCGCAGAAGAAGCGACCCCGAAGCAACAGGCAGCCGAGACGACCGACGGATTTCATCTCGTCATCGACGCGCTGAAACTGAACGACATCAGCACCATCTTTGGTCTTGTCGGCATCCCGATCACCGACCTCGCGCGGCTCGCACAAGCGGAAGGGATGCGTTTCATCGGGTTTCGTCATGAACAGCACGCGGGCAACGCAGCGGCCATTACCGGTTTCATGACGCAGAAGCCTGGCATCTGCCTGACGGTGTCGGCGCCGGGCTTTCTGAACGGCTTGACCGCGCTCGCCAACGCGACCACCAACTGCTTCCCCATGATCCTGATCAGCGGCTCGAGCGAGCGCGAGATCGTGGATCTGCAGCAGGGCGATTACGAAGAGATGGATCAGTTGAATGCCGCCAAGCCGTATGCGAAGGCCGCGTACCGCGTGCTGCATGCGGAAGACATCGGCATCGGCGTGGCGCGTGCGATCCGTGCCGCGGTGTCGGGCCGTCCGGGTGGCGTGTATCTGGACTTGCCGGCCAAGTTGCTCGCGCAAACGCTTGACGCCGTGAAGGCACAACAGTCGCTGGTCAAAGTCGTCGACGCCGCGCCGCGTCAGTTGCCGGCGCCGGAATCGGTCAAGCGTGCGATCGATGTGCTGAAGAGCGCCAAGCGTCCACTGATCCTGCTCGGCAAGGGCGCCGCGTATGCGCAGGCCGACGCGGAGATCCGCGCGTTCGTCGAGCAAAGCGGCATTCCGTATCTGCCGATGTCGATGGCCAAGGGCCTGTTGCCCGATACCCACGAGCAATCGGCGTCGGCGGCGCGCTCGTTCGTGCTGCAGGAAGCCGACGTCGTCGTGCTGATCGGCGCGCGTCTGAACTGGCTGCTCTCGCATGGCAAGGGCAAAACGTGGGGCGCTGAGCCCAAGCGGTTCGTCCAGGTCGATATTTCGCCGACCGAAATCGACAGCAACGTCGCGATTGCCGCGCCGGTGATCGGCGATATCGGCTCGTGCGTGGCGGCATTGCGTGCTGGCCTCGATGCGGGATTCGCGAAGCCGGGCGCTGAGTGGACCGGCGCGATCGCCGAGCGCAAGAGCAAGAACCTCGCAAAGATGGCCGCCACGCTCGATAAGAACCCGTCGCCGATGAATTTCCACAGCGCATTGCGCGCAATCCGCGATGTTCTGAAGACGCGCCCGGACATCAACGTCGTCAACGAAGGTGCGAACACACTCGACTACGCGCGCAGCATCATCGACATGTACGAGCCGCGCAAACGCTTCGATTCCGGCACGTGGGGAATCATGGGCATCGGCATGGGCTTCGCGATCGGCGCGGCGGTGACAAGCGGCAAACCGGTTGTCGCGATCGAAGGTGACAGCGCGTTCGGTTTCAGCGGCATGGAACTCGAAACCATCTGCCGGTACGACTTGCCGGTTTGCACGATCGTCTTCAACAACAACGGTGTGTATCGCGGCACCGACGTGAACCCGACGGGCGGCAAGGACGTCGCGCCGACCGTGTTCGTGAAGGGTGCGCGCTACGACAAGATGATCGAAGCATTCGGCGGTGTCGGCTACCACGCGACCACACCGGAAGAACTGACGAAGGCGCTCGTCGAAGCGCTCGCATCGGGCAAGCCGACCTTGATCAATGCCGTGATCGACGAAGCGGCCGGCACCGAAAGCGGCCGCCTGACCAATCTGAATCCGCAAAGCGCGGCAATGAAAAAGTGA
- the frc gene encoding formyl-CoA transferase, with translation MTKPLEGIKIIDFTHVQAGPACTQLLAWFGADVIKVERPGSGDVTRNQLRDIPDADALYFTMLNSNKKSLTLDTKKPEGKEVLEKLIRESDVLVENFGPGALDRMGFSWERLNELNPKMIVASVKGFSDGHHYDDLKVYENVAQCAGGAASTTGFWDGPPTISAAALGDSNTGMHLAIGILTALLGRDKTGKGQKVAVSMQDSVLNLCRVKLRDQQRLERVGYLEEYPQYPHGEFSDVVPRGGNAGGGGQPGWVLKCKGWETDPNAYIYFTIQGHAWEPICKALGKPEWIDDPAYKTAEARQPHIFGIFKTIEAWLADKTKFEAVDILRKFDIPCAPVLTMKELANDPSLRASGTIVEVPHKKRGSYLTVGSPIKFSDMKPEVTASPLLGEHTDEVLASLGYTKQDIFNLREVKAV, from the coding sequence GTGACCAAACCTCTCGAAGGCATCAAGATCATCGACTTCACCCACGTTCAGGCCGGCCCCGCCTGCACCCAGTTGCTCGCCTGGTTCGGCGCCGACGTAATCAAGGTTGAACGACCGGGTTCGGGCGACGTCACGCGCAACCAGTTGCGCGACATCCCCGACGCCGACGCGCTTTACTTCACCATGCTCAACAGCAACAAGAAGTCGCTGACACTGGACACGAAAAAGCCCGAAGGCAAGGAGGTACTCGAAAAACTGATCCGCGAATCGGACGTGCTGGTCGAGAATTTTGGCCCAGGCGCGTTGGATCGGATGGGCTTTTCGTGGGAACGCCTCAACGAACTCAATCCGAAGATGATCGTCGCTTCGGTGAAGGGCTTCAGCGACGGCCATCACTACGACGACCTCAAGGTCTACGAAAACGTCGCGCAATGCGCAGGGGGCGCGGCGTCCACCACCGGCTTCTGGGACGGTCCGCCGACTATCAGCGCCGCAGCGCTCGGCGACAGCAACACCGGCATGCATCTGGCGATCGGCATTCTGACCGCACTGCTTGGACGCGACAAAACCGGCAAAGGCCAGAAGGTCGCCGTATCGATGCAGGACAGCGTGCTGAACCTGTGCCGCGTGAAGCTGCGGGACCAGCAGCGGCTGGAGCGCGTGGGTTACCTCGAGGAATATCCGCAATATCCGCACGGCGAATTCAGCGATGTGGTGCCGCGCGGCGGCAATGCGGGCGGCGGCGGCCAGCCGGGCTGGGTGCTCAAGTGCAAGGGTTGGGAAACGGATCCGAACGCCTACATCTACTTCACGATCCAGGGCCATGCGTGGGAGCCGATCTGCAAGGCACTGGGCAAACCCGAGTGGATCGACGACCCGGCCTACAAGACTGCCGAAGCGCGTCAACCGCATATCTTCGGGATATTCAAAACCATCGAAGCGTGGCTCGCCGACAAGACCAAATTCGAAGCGGTCGACATCTTGCGCAAATTCGACATTCCGTGCGCGCCAGTGCTGACGATGAAGGAACTGGCCAACGATCCGTCGTTGCGCGCGAGCGGCACGATTGTCGAAGTGCCGCACAAGAAGCGCGGCTCGTATCTGACGGTGGGCAGCCCGATCAAGTTCTCGGATATGAAGCCGGAAGTCACCGCGTCGCCGCTGCTCGGCGAACATACGGACGAAGTGCTGGCGAGCCTTGGCTACACCAAGCAGGACATCTTCAACCTGCGCGAAGTCAAAGCGGTTTAA
- a CDS encoding HPP family protein yields the protein MSRYALIRWLSSFTPHPIAVRWPERFRSCLGALLGIAFTGGTMHVLLGPAANIPLLVAPMGASAVLLFAVPASPLAQPWSIIGGNIVSATVGVACASWIADPVGAAALAVALAICAMFALRCVHPPSGAVALTAVLGGPAVHALGYRFVAEPIAIQSVALLCAAIAYHAATGHRYPHVAQTSGKGAAAPAANEGFTRADLESVLNRRGELLDIDTDDLESLLRDVQLQAYARIFNELTCADIMSCSLVAVSAATRASAAWSLLKQSRIKALPVTDERQHVIGIVTRADLVDKRAFSKGAALSSPMQRWFRRSITPAPLVGALMNVDVHTVDATTPIVELVPVFANYGHHHIPVLDSNQRLAGMITQADLIAGLYRQAYAQQRHTAA from the coding sequence TTGTCCCGCTACGCTCTTATTCGCTGGCTTTCCAGCTTTACTCCCCACCCCATTGCCGTCCGGTGGCCAGAACGCTTCAGATCGTGTCTCGGCGCATTGCTGGGGATTGCGTTCACCGGCGGGACAATGCACGTCCTTCTCGGACCGGCGGCAAACATTCCGCTCCTTGTGGCTCCAATGGGTGCTTCGGCCGTGCTGCTATTCGCGGTTCCGGCCAGTCCGCTTGCGCAACCGTGGTCCATCATCGGCGGCAATATCGTCTCCGCCACGGTCGGCGTTGCCTGTGCAAGCTGGATCGCCGATCCGGTGGGCGCCGCCGCTCTGGCCGTGGCGCTGGCGATCTGTGCGATGTTCGCGCTGCGATGTGTTCACCCCCCGTCGGGCGCGGTTGCGCTGACCGCGGTCCTTGGCGGTCCGGCGGTGCACGCGCTGGGCTACCGCTTTGTGGCCGAACCGATTGCGATCCAGTCCGTAGCGCTGCTATGCGCTGCCATCGCCTACCACGCGGCTACCGGGCATCGATACCCGCACGTCGCCCAGACTTCGGGCAAAGGCGCGGCGGCCCCGGCGGCGAACGAAGGCTTCACGCGCGCGGACCTCGAGTCGGTGCTGAACCGGCGCGGCGAATTGCTCGATATCGACACGGACGATCTGGAATCCCTGCTGCGCGATGTTCAGTTGCAGGCCTATGCCCGCATATTCAACGAACTGACCTGCGCGGACATCATGTCGTGCTCCCTGGTCGCCGTATCGGCAGCCACGAGAGCTTCCGCCGCATGGAGTCTGCTGAAACAAAGCCGTATCAAGGCACTCCCGGTCACTGACGAGAGGCAGCACGTTATCGGCATCGTGACCCGCGCAGACCTCGTCGACAAACGCGCGTTCAGCAAAGGGGCCGCTCTGTCGTCTCCCATGCAACGCTGGTTCCGGCGCAGCATCACCCCGGCGCCGCTGGTCGGCGCCTTGATGAACGTCGACGTTCATACGGTCGACGCGACGACACCGATCGTCGAGCTGGTGCCCGTGTTCGCGAACTACGGGCACCACCATATCCCGGTTCTGGATTCGAATCAGCGGCTTGCCGGAATGATCACGCAGGCCGACCTCATCGCGGGGCTGTACCGCCAGGCTTACGCCCAGCAGCGACACACCGCTGCATAG
- a CDS encoding MarR family winged helix-turn-helix transcriptional regulator yields the protein MKALARGLTKTDFEQLSEFRYQMRRFERFSEQAAQGEGITPLQYLLLLHIKGYPEREWATVGELAERLQAQHHGVVALVSRCEALDLVRRKVSETDRRQVEVHLLKAGELVLARLAEMHRAELKSLKGAFNVPQIDF from the coding sequence ATGAAAGCACTCGCTCGCGGCTTGACCAAGACGGACTTCGAGCAGCTGTCCGAGTTTCGCTACCAGATGCGGCGCTTCGAGCGTTTTTCTGAGCAGGCCGCCCAGGGCGAAGGCATTACACCATTGCAGTATCTGCTGCTCCTGCACATCAAGGGCTATCCGGAGCGCGAATGGGCCACCGTCGGCGAGCTTGCGGAAAGGCTCCAGGCGCAGCATCACGGTGTGGTTGCGCTCGTATCCCGCTGTGAGGCACTCGATCTGGTCCGCAGAAAGGTCAGTGAGACCGACCGCCGCCAGGTCGAGGTTCATTTGTTGAAAGCGGGCGAACTGGTGCTTGCCCGTCTCGCCGAGATGCACCGCGCCGAACTGAAGTCGCTCAAAGGCGCCTTTAACGTCCCTCAGATTGATTTCTGA
- a CDS encoding aldo/keto reductase, translating into MKQLQLGKTGPLSSAIGLGCMGMSGMYGPSDRAESIATIHAALEAGITLLDTGDFYGSGHNEILIGEALKSAPPSRRDAAIVSVKFGAMRDPAGGWSLYDARPAAVKNFLAYSLQRLGVDHIDIYRSARLDPNVPVEDTVGAIADMIKAGYVRHVGLSEVGATTIRRAAAVHPVSDLQIEYSLISRGIEDEILPTCRELGIGVTAYGVLSRGLISGHWSKDSAGKGDFRAMSPRFQGDNVDHNLALVDALRKVADAKGVSVAQIAIAWVAAQGSDIVPLVGARRRDRLAEALGAVDVTLTAEDLAAIAQAVPIGAAAGERYAAAQMAHLDSEQGSRGHTA; encoded by the coding sequence ATGAAACAACTTCAACTAGGTAAGACGGGTCCGCTAAGCTCTGCGATCGGTCTTGGCTGCATGGGTATGTCAGGCATGTACGGTCCCTCCGACCGCGCCGAAAGCATCGCAACGATTCACGCCGCGCTCGAAGCCGGCATCACGCTGCTCGATACGGGCGATTTCTATGGCTCCGGCCACAACGAAATCCTGATTGGCGAGGCCCTCAAGAGCGCGCCGCCGTCACGTCGCGATGCGGCGATCGTCAGCGTGAAATTCGGGGCCATGCGCGACCCGGCAGGGGGCTGGTCGCTCTACGATGCACGTCCCGCAGCGGTCAAAAATTTTCTCGCCTATTCGCTGCAGCGGCTGGGCGTCGATCATATCGACATCTACCGTTCCGCGCGGCTCGATCCCAACGTGCCGGTCGAAGACACGGTTGGAGCGATTGCCGACATGATCAAGGCCGGCTATGTGCGGCACGTCGGTTTGTCCGAAGTGGGCGCCACGACCATTCGCCGTGCGGCAGCGGTGCATCCCGTGAGCGATCTGCAGATCGAGTACTCGCTGATTTCGCGCGGCATTGAAGACGAGATCCTGCCGACGTGCCGCGAGCTCGGGATCGGCGTGACGGCGTATGGCGTATTGTCCCGCGGCCTGATTAGCGGCCATTGGAGCAAGGATTCCGCGGGGAAAGGCGATTTTCGCGCTATGAGTCCGCGGTTCCAGGGGGACAATGTCGATCACAATCTCGCGCTCGTGGATGCGCTGCGCAAGGTGGCTGATGCAAAAGGCGTCTCGGTTGCGCAGATTGCGATTGCGTGGGTTGCAGCGCAGGGCAGCGATATCGTGCCGCTCGTTGGGGCGCGCCGGCGCGATCGTCTTGCGGAAGCGCTCGGTGCGGTTGACGTGACGCTCACCGCGGAAGATCTCGCTGCGATCGCACAGGCAGTACCGATCGGGGCTGCCGCGGGTGAGCGTTACGCGGCGGCGCAGATGGCGCATCTCGACAGCGAACAGGGTAGCCGCGGACACACTGCCTGA
- a CDS encoding DUF2322 family protein has product MIQPSNVFKDNLAQLPAIDGIARIDLLDGKGAVVASIENKPGKQGSLAVYHYLQQTFGTLDAKAAEHGLAVFAEHTADARNRPGAHPNVDHLLAIAAGAEALRIDVVAAG; this is encoded by the coding sequence GTGATTCAACCGAGCAACGTGTTCAAGGATAACCTCGCCCAACTGCCTGCCATTGACGGTATCGCACGTATCGATCTGCTCGACGGCAAGGGCGCCGTGGTGGCAAGCATCGAGAACAAGCCGGGCAAGCAGGGCTCGCTGGCGGTGTACCACTATCTGCAGCAGACCTTTGGCACGCTGGACGCCAAGGCGGCCGAACACGGCCTTGCGGTGTTCGCCGAGCATACGGCCGACGCGCGCAACCGTCCGGGTGCACACCCGAACGTCGACCATCTGCTCGCGATTGCGGCCGGTGCGGAAGCGTTGCGCATCGACGTCGTCGCAGCCGGCTAG
- a CDS encoding sterol desaturase family protein, with amino-acid sequence MIHEIVAQLDNGISALQTLLYVDVVQPFFYRFGLMGYDEDTYDALYWVIIGVLEILITYIALRPLEALRPIEAWSDRKALRADVIYTWIAKLGIINIAFFFMLQPLFDHWQSLMAIYDVPNIDIDGLWPGVTDQPVVSFLIYLIVLDFFGYWYHRWQHRFGVWWELHAVHHSQQQMSLWADDRNHFLDDIIQAAFFAAISLFIGVQPTQFVVLVAVGNFMQSVQHVNARLLYGWLLERVIVSPIFHRRHHAVGYGHEGTRYGCNFGVLFPWWDMMFRTASWNPTVEPTGIRDQLPVPHGAGRSYGDGMIAQQWRAFGRIALRLRGQRNYGGVTD; translated from the coding sequence ATGATTCACGAAATCGTCGCGCAACTCGACAATGGCATCTCGGCGTTACAGACACTCCTGTACGTCGACGTGGTACAGCCGTTTTTCTACCGCTTCGGCCTGATGGGATACGACGAGGACACCTACGATGCGCTCTATTGGGTGATCATCGGCGTGCTGGAAATACTGATCACTTATATCGCCTTGCGGCCGCTGGAAGCGCTGCGTCCCATCGAAGCGTGGTCCGATCGAAAAGCGCTGCGAGCCGATGTGATCTACACGTGGATCGCCAAGCTCGGCATCATCAATATCGCGTTCTTCTTCATGCTGCAGCCGCTGTTCGATCACTGGCAGAGCCTGATGGCGATCTACGACGTGCCGAACATCGATATCGACGGGCTGTGGCCCGGGGTCACCGATCAACCGGTAGTGTCGTTCCTCATCTATCTGATCGTGCTCGATTTCTTCGGATACTGGTATCACCGCTGGCAGCACCGCTTCGGCGTGTGGTGGGAACTGCACGCAGTGCACCACAGCCAACAGCAGATGTCGTTGTGGGCCGACGACCGCAATCACTTTCTCGACGACATCATTCAGGCCGCGTTCTTCGCTGCAATTTCGCTGTTCATCGGCGTGCAGCCGACGCAGTTCGTCGTGCTGGTCGCGGTCGGCAACTTCATGCAGAGCGTGCAGCACGTGAACGCGCGCTTGCTGTATGGATGGCTGCTCGAACGCGTGATCGTGAGCCCGATTTTTCATCGGCGTCATCACGCGGTCGGTTACGGCCATGAAGGCACACGCTACGGCTGTAACTTCGGCGTGCTGTTTCCGTGGTGGGACATGATGTTCAGGACCGCGTCGTGGAACCCTACCGTCGAGCCGACCGGCATTCGTGACCAGTTGCCCGTACCGCACGGCGCAGGGCGCTCCTATGGTGACGGTATGATCGCCCAGCAATGGCGCGCGTTTGGCCGCATCGCCCTGCGTCTGCGGGGACAACGCAATTACGGCGGTGTGACAGACTGA
- a CDS encoding DUF2182 domain-containing protein, with amino-acid sequence MEHVRATGGREMPGRPIDMPVSQRAFLGVSALLFAVSAAVTIVSAASMSAMGEMPMPGGWTMSTAWMRMCGQTWPGLAASFLGMWIVMMVAMMLPSLVPMLWRYRVAVGGTGETRLGGLTVLVGVGYFLVWTAFGMAVFPLGVALAALEMALPALARAVPLAAGVIVLMAGALQFTEWKARHLACCREAPGRCLMLPGLPADAATAWRHGLRLGAHCSYCCAGPTMVLLVVGAMDLRVMAVVTAAITVERLAPRGERAARVIGAGIAGGGVLLIARAVGLG; translated from the coding sequence ATGGAACACGTTAGAGCAACCGGGGGACGGGAAATGCCGGGACGTCCGATCGACATGCCGGTTTCGCAGCGGGCGTTCCTCGGCGTCTCGGCGCTGCTCTTCGCCGTCAGCGCGGCGGTGACGATCGTTAGCGCCGCGTCCATGTCGGCGATGGGCGAGATGCCGATGCCCGGCGGCTGGACGATGTCGACGGCATGGATGCGGATGTGCGGACAGACGTGGCCCGGCCTCGCGGCGTCGTTCCTCGGCATGTGGATCGTGATGATGGTCGCGATGATGCTGCCATCTCTGGTTCCCATGCTGTGGCGCTATCGCGTGGCCGTCGGCGGGACTGGCGAGACGCGCCTTGGCGGGCTGACGGTGCTAGTGGGCGTGGGGTACTTCCTAGTGTGGACCGCGTTCGGCATGGCCGTATTTCCGCTGGGCGTTGCGCTGGCGGCGCTCGAGATGGCGCTGCCGGCGCTGGCGCGCGCCGTTCCGCTCGCCGCAGGTGTCATTGTGTTGATGGCCGGGGCGCTGCAGTTCACGGAATGGAAGGCACGGCACCTTGCCTGCTGCCGCGAGGCGCCGGGGCGTTGCCTCATGTTGCCAGGGTTGCCCGCCGACGCTGCCACGGCATGGCGGCACGGCCTGCGCCTCGGCGCCCACTGCAGCTATTGCTGTGCCGGCCCGACCATGGTCCTTCTCGTCGTCGGCGCCATGGATTTGCGTGTGATGGCTGTAGTGACGGCGGCTATCACCGTCGAACGTCTTGCCCCACGTGGTGAACGGGCAGCGCGGGTGATTGGGGCCGGTATCGCCGGCGGAGGGGTGTTGCTGATCGCGCGCGCAGTGGGATTGGGATGA